A region from the Malus domestica chromosome 07, GDT2T_hap1 genome encodes:
- the LOC139197300 gene encoding uncharacterized protein, whose product MRRLISKFFIYENVPAAKASSHHFKNMVVGCQQAGVGVQPPTPYEIRNKYLDMEYKDIGEYVNKLRSKWETNGCTIMCDGWTGPTRLSIINFMVYSKGKTIFLKSVDASDHIKNYKYIYKLLRDVIMEVGEHNVVQVVTDNGSAFVKAGKKLMKHHNVFWTSCAAHCIDLMFEAMGKRETVATMVKRARTITNYIYNHGWLLAKMLEFCRGEIIRPATTRFATNYIALNSLLKKKAGLKQLFTSDDWANHNFSRSNTGRMVESIVLDHAFWTQTEHVCQVFEPLYKVLRIVDTEVYPTMGAVYELMRVVKDELERKHGARWVIKIIEDRWYKTLYHDLHATAYYLNPRYQYKPGVGDDGDLIRAVHNVYSKLDPASPAVGQFGNELTWFKDARRTFGEPTSVAARTNMSPTEWWIMYETDAPTVRKLAIKVLSQTASSSACERNWSTFALIHTKQRNKLAHSSLEKLVYCYYNMKLQIRDKEAEIDHVDRGDPLDVFDIVGEDDDTEGNQFFQWIRPLHLDDDEGNPAPRVAEEARNEGINVERVLEEDVGSSSSNSFEELLHPRPRNTGIPPSSNPTQPQHRAHTNDSSSTRSGDSPTTGGGNDEGHNGAGGSGVGGSGGGYGNYYGPPSPGYMSPFTGEANFTHATQDDDHGSRRAGPGIGAIGKDYTRRERGKGILSSQEDDSLSRTSDSVGLGSSNYGYTHNQPFPYPSYPIPVGMESSDSWKQSQPQSSNVFSYGQPQPISDPYGWHINNYMQNYFGDLSFDNYSSQYTHSTHRDDEDSEKFEPHRNSMWY is encoded by the exons atgaggcgtctaattagcaagttctttatctatgaaaatgtccctgctgcgaaggcatcatcacatcatttcaaaaatatggtagtgggatgtcaacaggccggtgttggagtacaacctcccactccctatgagataagaaacaaatatttggatatggagtataaagacattggcgagtatgttaacaagttgaggtcaaagtgggaaactaatggttgcacaatcatgtgtgacggatggaccggcccgaccagattatctatcatcaacttcatggtatactccaagggaaagacaatttttttgaagtctgttgatgcttcagaccatataaagaattacaagtatatttacaaattattgagggatgtaatcatggaggtgggagagcataatgttgtccaagtcgtgaccgacaacggttctgcatttgtcaaagctggaaaaaagttaatgaagcatcataatgtgttttggacatcatgtgcagcacattgtattgatctcatgtttgaggcaatggggaagagagagactgTTGCTACTatggtcaaaagagctagaacgatcacaaattatatttacaatcacggttggttgttggcaaagatgcttgaattttgcagaggagaaattattcgtccagctaccactcgattcgccaccaactatattgcattaaacagcctactcaagaagaaagcagggttgaagcaactattcactagtgacgattgggccaaccacaatttcagccgctcaaatacaggtcgtatggtggaaagtatagtgcttgatcatgctttttggactcaaacagaacatgtgtgtcaagtgtttgaacctctttacaaagttttacggatcgttgacacagaagtgtatcctactatgggggcagtatatgagttgatgcgtgtagtgaaggatgaattggaaagaaaacatggtgcaaggtgggtcataaaaataattgaagaccgatggtataaaacattataccatgATTTGCATGCaacag catattatttgaatccccgataccaatacaaacccggtgttggagatgatggtgaccttatacgtgctgtacataatgtatactctaaattagaccctgcatcaccagcagttggccaatttggaaatgag ctaacatggtttaaagatgcaagaagaacatttggagaaccaacatcagttgctgctcgaacaaatatgtctccta ctgaatggtggatcatgtatgagaccgatgcaccaactgtgagaaagttagcaataaaagtattatcacaaacagcttcctcatctgcttgtgaaagaaattggagcacatttgcactcatacacacaaagcaaagaaataagttggctcatagtagcttggaaaaattagtttattgctactacaacatgaagcttcaaattcgagataaggaagcagaaatcgatcatgtcgaccgtggtgacccactagatgtgtttgatattgttggtgaagatgatgatacggagggtaaccaattttttcaatggattagacctcttcatttagatgatgatgaaggcaacccagctcccagagttgctgaagaagcacgtaatgaagggataaatgtagaaagagtattagaggaggatgtgggatctagcagctctaactctttcgaagaacttttgcacccaagaccaagaaacactggaattccaccttcttccaatcctacacaaccacaacatcgtgctcatactaatgatagctctagtacaagatcaggagactcacctaccaccggaggtgggaatgatgaaggacataatggagctggaggtagtggagttggaggtagtggtggtggatatggaaactattatggaccaccatctcccggatatatgagccccttcactggtgaggcaaacttcacgcatgcaacacaggatgatgaccatggcagtaggcgggcaggaccaggaattggtgccatagggaaggactatactcgcagagaaagaggcaaggggattttgtcaagtcaagaagatgactcgttatctagaacttcagactctgttggattgggaagtagtaactatggttatactcataaccaaccatttccctacccttcatatcccattcctgttgggatggaatcgagcgactcatggaaacaatcccagcctcaatcttcaaatgttttttcttatggacaacctcaaccaatctcggatccatatgggtggcatattaacaattacatgcaaaactattttggggatttatcatttgataactactcttcacaatacactcattctacacatagagatgatgaagatagtgaaaaatttgaacctcataggaactctatgtggtactaa